In Populus nigra chromosome 10, ddPopNigr1.1, whole genome shotgun sequence, the following proteins share a genomic window:
- the LOC133705705 gene encoding glucan endo-1,3-beta-glucosidase 3, with protein MAVLFLLFLLTVSVVSADEDGFIGVNIGTALSDMPSPTQVVALLKAQNIRHVRLYDADRALLLALANTGVRVTVSVPNDQILGIGQSNATAANWVARNVIAHVPATNITAIAVGSEILTTLPNAAPVLVSALKFIHSALVASNLDGQIKVSTPHSSSIILDSFPPSQAFFNRSWDPVMVPLLKFLQSTGSYFMLNAYPYYDYMQSNGVIPLDYALFRPLPPDKEAVDANTLLHYTNVFDAIVDAAYFAMSYLNFTNVPIFVTESGWPSKGDSSEPDATLENANTYNSNLIRHVLNNTGTPKHPKIAVSTYIYELYNEDLRPGAISEKNWGLFDADGMPVYTLHLTGAGTVLANDTTNQTFCVAKEGADPKMLQAALDWACGPGKVDCSYLLQGQLCYEPDNVVAHSTYAFNAYFQKMAKSPGTCDFKGVATITTTDPSHGSCIFPGSAGRNGTLPNTTSLAPSSNSTTSGCHSVYIYGAGSFTTSVIIGVLLMSVFFL; from the exons ATGGCTGTGCTGTTCCTGCTTTTCTTGCTGACAGTGTCTGTTGTTTCTGCTGATGAAG ATGGCTTCATTGGTGTAAACATTGGCACAGCACTTTCTGACATGCCAAGCCCAACTCAGGTGGTAGCCCTTCTTAAGGCTCAGAATATTAGACATGTCAGGCTCTATGATGCAGACCGAGCCCTGCTTCTTGCCCTTGCCAACACAGGCGTCCGTGTAACTGTTTCTGTTCCTAATGACCAGATCCTTGGCATTGGTCAATCGAATGCCACGGCAGCCAACTGGGTTGCTCGAAATGTAATAGCCCATGTCCCTGCCACCAACATCACAGCCATTGCAGTTGGATCTGAAATCCTTACTACGCTCCCAAATGCTGCCCCTGTCCTGGTCTCTGCCCTGAAGTTCATCCATTCTGCCCTTGTTGCCTCCAATCTTGATGGCCAAATTAAAGTCTCTACCCCTCACTCTTCTTCCATCATCCTTGACTCGTTCCCTCCTTCCCAAGCCTTTTTTAATCGCTCTTGGGATCCAGTCATGGTTCCCTTGCTTAAATTTTTGCAGTCCACAGGGTCGTACTTCATGCTAAATGCATATCCATATTACGACTACATGCAATCAAATGGTGTGATCCCATTGGATTATGCGCTTTTCCGTCCCCTCCCTCCTGACAAGGAAGCTGTGGATGCTAATACACTCCTTCATTACACTAATGTCTTTGATGCCATTGTTGATGCCGCATATTTTGCTATGTCCTATCTGAATTTCACCAATGTCCCTATTTTTGTGACGGAGTCTGGTTGGCCCTCCAAAGGTGACTCATCTGAGCCAGATGCAACACTTGAAAATGCTAACACTTACAACAGCAACTTGATCAGGCATGTGCTTAATAACACAGGCACTCCCAAACATCCTAAAATTGCAGTTAGTACATATATTTATGAACTCTATAATGAAGATTTGAGACCCGGGGCAATATCTGAAAAGAACTGGGGGCTTTTTGATGCCGACGGCATGCCAGTTTATACCTTACACTTGACTGGTGCTGGTACTGTATTGGCAAACGACACCACAAACCAAACCTTTTGCGTGGCAAAGGAAGGTGCTGACCCGAAGATGCTACAAGCTGCTCTTGATTGGGCATGTGGACCAGGGAAAGTTGATTGCTCATACTTGTTACAAGGGCAGCTATGTTACGAGCCAGATAATGTTGTTGCTCATTCAACATATGCTTTCAATGCTTATTTCCAGAAGATGGCCAAGTCTCCCGGTACTTGTGATTTTAAAGGGGTGGCTACCATCACCACCACTGACCCAA GTCATGGTTCCTGTATATTTCCTGGAAG TGCTGGAAGAAATGGCACCTTGCCAAATACAACTTCTCTGGCACCATCTTCAAATTCTACGACGTCTGGTTGCCATTCAGTATATATCTATGGTGCTGGCTCTTTCACAACCTCTGTGATTATAGGTGTTTTACTAATGAGCGTGTTTTTCTTGTAA